The genomic segment TAATGTAAACTGACAGCATCTGGTGGTTCCTTCTTTGGCAGGGACAGTCATACAGTATCTGTCAAACTTGGTGAGTAGAGCAGATAAATCACTTACCTTGTGGCAAAGCGACCATCATAATCCTCAATagcaggctaaaaaaaaaaaaaaagttttcatgaGAGTAAAATCTGGCACTGAAGTGCATGCTACATTTCAATAAaaccactaggtggcagcaggaCTTCAGCAACAGTTTAATTATCAGTTACTTGAGGGTTCCTCAGATTGAATTATGCAACACTAAAATCAGATACAAACTGTGAATTAACTAAACTGTACAATCCCTGGGCACTACATGTTACCTGTGGGCCAAAGCCTGCCATGCTGTAGGGGCGTGGGCGGGTCTGCGCAAGGCTTTGTGCCAGCAGTCGGGCAGTCAGGCCATAGTCAGGTGTGGGCAGAGATGCGTCACTCTCCAACAAGTTCCCTGTGCTGCTGCTTTTCCCATGGTGCAGGCTGGAAATGTTAGGAAACAGTAATCTCAGACTTTACTCATTTTTGCTGATTAAGTTGACACAGAGTTTATGAAAAGTGCCACATACTTCACTCTGAGCTTCTCATTGTCACTTTCAGGCAACACACGTGTGTAGGAAAAGGGGAACCAGCCACGCCTGGAAAAGGAGCAGATCTTTCAATGTGTGAGCTTTAATTGCTTGAGGCAATCCTTTCAGTGTGGCctcaaacaaatataaaaaaaatatattatttacatcttgtttttctcattCTCTCCATAGTGCCAACCATCACGAGCTTCAGGCACTAGCAGGGTGATGACATCTCCCTCGGAGAAGCTGAGCAGGGTGCTGTTGTCTCCTGCAGCATGGGAGAAAATGGCCTGGACACGGGAGCGTCCATTCTTTTCCAGTCCTGCTGCCATAGAACTGGACCTAGGCAGAGTCCGCGTTTCTCCTGTTGGGATTTTAATTCTTGAATGATAGCTCATCTTTATAAAACAACAGATATAGCTTTGGTGttgaaacattttactttttctgggGTGCTAATGAAAAATCAAGTTCAAAAAGTGACTGGATATCTTACCCactgggtttttatttttggcaGGGGCAGGCCTGCGGACAGGGAGAGTGTTGGAGTAGACATCGCTGACCTGTCTCTGAGGTTGGGCCTGGGACTGGCCCTGTGCCTGGGTCTGAGGGGATGAAGGCCTGACTTGGGACACAGACATCGCTCCCCCATCTGCCCAGTATTCCTCTCCGTGGACTCCTGTTGTTCCATTGACCATGGACATGCCATCAGGGCCTATCAGCCTctgaaaaaaacagcagaattcAGTAATTTTGtaaaagtatattttatttatttaactatatatgaattgtttaaaaaaaagatgaaacttTATCATCATAGCAATAAAACACTGACAGTACATACAGAGAGCTAAACTTGAAACACTGTTCTGTCATCTTCTAATTTATATGTAAGAAACAAGGCAATAATCAACCACTTCGTTCCTCACCCCAGGGTGTCCAAGGCCACTACCCATAAAGACAGCCAGCTCTGGGGGAACAGGAAGAGGCTGAGCCCCGGGAATAGGGTCTGAGATCACCAGGTTGGATTTGGAAGTGTGCAGGGGACTTGTTCCCCCAAGTGCACTAGAGCCCATCTGCTGGGCCAGCAGCATGGCCCTCTCTGGTAGCTTGTTGGGGTCTGAGCAGGCCTGTTGCCACACTGGGATCTTCTGAGTCAGGAGGTCTTTACCCTGAAAGAAGGGGAAATGTATGAAAAAGTGCaggactaaaagaaaaataaccatTAAGTGACCACTAAAAAAGATAAGCTGGGCAATTCCTCTTTAATGTTCAGTTTTGTCATTCTTCTCCTTCAAAACATTTAGTTCTCAAAGATATTTCCTCACAGTGTATCCTTGATCACTGCCCTTTGTGTAGCTATGATAATGTGCTGCGTGGGTGAAGCTGACCATCATACAATCGAACTACCCACTGCAGCATCTCTCAGCCTGAGGACACAGCTGTTCTTTCTTCAACTATGCATAGACATGTGAGTGTATGATGcaaaaatttacaaaaactCCACTTTGTCCCTTTACAAGTACTAATTTGAAGCTCTTaagtcttttttcccccttgataaaacacagagatgttctgtgcacacacacacacacacacacacacacacacactagaacCCCTTTGGGAGAGTGTTCAGTTTTCTTGAAGGTGAACACTTTCTACACACACCTCCATCCTGATTAATGACCAGACTCTTTGttaaaggaaaagagagagcgagagaaaaaaaagagagagagagagaacagcagcagaagagaAAAAGTGGCAGCAGTcgatacacacatacagtataccATTCTGGTCCAGTCACATCTTCAGGCTGACAGTTCTCACCCACCAGTAATCCCAGGTGACTGATGTATTCAATTAACCATGAATTTGATATTCTTGAGAAATGGGTAGGCAAGCATTTGGAGAACAcaccacacaaacatacaagcacacactcaacaacaacaacatgcatTTATATGTAAATCCTTCTTCAATAATCCCATTTTACCTTTTATTATAAGACACAAgcagttttttattgtttttttaaagctcaaATGTCAGCAGCAAGGTGAAAAAACAAGCCAGTATTAAGATTCTTTAGAAGCTTTTATAAACAAAATGGTTTTGCAGCAGTTTGGGGTATTTGTTCAaaattatctttgttttatttcatttattttaccttGAACTGAGCactttgattattttttctacTAGTCTTTTATGAAGTTAATATGTCCTCTACACATAAAGTCAACCAGATGCTTaaaatggatgatgatggattatACTTTCACATATGGCCACATAGGGCATTGTCCACAGTCTTGATAAATGTTTCAATGGAAGATGCCCCTGTGAGCAGTCAAAGTCAATATATCTTTGAATTGTATGTctcttagtttgttttaaataaggATATAGTCCTTACTTTGCCATGGTATGCACTGCTGTTTTTCGCCACT from the Melanotaenia boesemani isolate fMelBoe1 chromosome 2, fMelBoe1.pri, whole genome shotgun sequence genome contains:
- the baiap2a gene encoding brain-specific angiogenesis inhibitor 1-associated protein 2a isoform X2 — its product is MVLAEDFTMSRTDEVHRFTENVYKTIMEQFNPCLRNFVAMGKNYEKALANVTFAAKGYFDALVRMGELASESQGSKDLGDVLFQMAEVHRQIQVQLEEMLKSFHNELLSELEKKVELDARYLTAALKKYQMEHKSKGESLEKCQGELKKLRRKSQGSKNPSKYGEKEMQFVETISSKQTELDTFIAEGYKTALSEERRRYCFLVDRQCAVAKNSSAYHGKGKDLLTQKIPVWQQACSDPNKLPERAMLLAQQMGSSALGGTSPLHTSKSNLVISDPIPGAQPLPVPPELAVFMGSGLGHPGRLIGPDGMSMVNGTTGVHGEEYWADGGAMSVSQVRPSSPQTQAQGQSQAQPQRQVSDVYSNTLPVRRPAPAKNKNPVGETRTLPRSSSMAAGLEKNGRSRVQAIFSHAAGDNSTLLSFSEGDVITLLVPEARDGWHYGENEKNKMRGWFPFSYTRVLPESDNEKLRVNLHHGKSSSTGNLLESDASLPTPDYGLTARLLAQSLAQTRPRPYSMAGFGPQPAIEDYDGRFATSGWWVEDCIERESQSGAYLLGMQRYGL
- the baiap2a gene encoding brain-specific angiogenesis inhibitor 1-associated protein 2a isoform X3; amino-acid sequence: MVLAEDFTMSRTDEVHRFTENVYKTIMEQFNPCLRNFVAMGKNYEKALANVTFAAKGYFDALVRMGELASESQGSKDLGDVLFQMAEVHRQIQVQLEEMLKSFHNELLSELEKKVELDARYLTAALKKYQMEHKSKGESLEKCQGELKKLRRKSQGSKNPSKYGEKEMQFVETISSKQTELDTFIAEGYKTALSEERRRYCFLVDRQCAVAKNSSAYHGKGKDLLTQKIPVWQQACSDPNKLPERAMLLAQQMGSSALGGTSPLHTSKSNLVISDPIPGAQPLPVPPELAVFMGSGLGHPGRLIGPDGMSMVNGTTGVHGEEYWADGGAMSVSQVRPSSPQTQAQGQSQAQPQRQVSDVYSNTLPVRRPAPAKNKNPVGETRTLPRSSSMAAGLEKNGRSRVQAIFSHAAGDNSTLLSFSEGDVITLLVPEARDGWHYGENEKNKMRGWFPFSYTRVLPESDNEKLRVNLHHGKSSSTGNLLESDASLPTPDYGLTARLLAQSLAQTRPRPYSMAGFGPQPAIEDYDGRFATSDSPDGKLISTV
- the baiap2a gene encoding brain-specific angiogenesis inhibitor 1-associated protein 2a isoform X4, with the protein product MVLAEDFTMSRTDEVHRFTENVYKTIMEQFNPCLRNFVAMGKNYEKALANVTFAAKGYFDALVRMGELASESQGSKDLGDVLFQMAEVHRQIQVQLEEMLKSFHNELLSELEKKVELDARYLTAALKKYQMEHKSKGESLEKCQGELKKLRRKSQGSKNPSKYGEKEMQFVETISSKQTELDTFIAEGYKTALSEERRRYCFLVDRQCAVAKNSSAYHGKGKDLLTQKIPVWQQACSDPNKLPERAMLLAQQMGSSALGGTSPLHTSKSNLVISDPIPGAQPLPVPPELAVFMGSGLGHPGRLIGPDGMSMVNGTTGVHGEEYWADGGAMSVSQVRPSSPQTQAQGQSQAQPQRQVSDVYSNTLPVRRPAPAKNKNPVGETRTLPRSSSMAAGLEKNGRSRVQAIFSHAAGDNSTLLSFSEGDVITLLVPEARDGWHYGENEKNKMRGWFPFSYTRVLPESDNEKLRVNLHHGKSSSTGNLLESDASLPTPDYGLTARLLAQSLAQTRPRPYSMAGFGPQPAIEDYDGRFATSLGPELSRF
- the baiap2a gene encoding brain-specific angiogenesis inhibitor 1-associated protein 2a isoform X1, whose product is MVLAEDFTMSRTDEVHRFTENVYKTIMEQFNPCLRNFVAMGKNYEKALANVTFAAKGYFDALVRMGELASESQGSKDLGDVLFQMAEVHRQIQVQLEEMLKSFHNELLSELEKKVELDARYLTAALKKYQMEHKSKGESLEKCQGELKKLRRKSQGSKNPSKYGEKEMQFVETISSKQTELDTFIAEGYKTALSEERRRYCFLVDRQCAVAKNSSAYHGKGKDLLTQKIPVWQQACSDPNKLPERAMLLAQQMGSSALGGTSPLHTSKSNLVISDPIPGAQPLPVPPELAVFMGSGLGHPGRLIGPDGMSMVNGTTGVHGEEYWADGGAMSVSQVRPSSPQTQAQGQSQAQPQRQVSDVYSNTLPVRRPAPAKNKNPVGETRTLPRSSSMAAGLEKNGRSRVQAIFSHAAGDNSTLLSFSEGDVITLLVPEARDGWHYGENEKNKMRGWFPFSYTRVLPESDNEKLRVNLHHGKSSSTGNLLESDASLPTPDYGLTARLLAQSLAQTRPRPYSMAGFGPQPAIEDYDGRFATSSGWWVEDCIERESQSGAYLLGMQRYGL